From one Bacteroidales bacterium genomic stretch:
- a CDS encoding phosphatase PAP2 family protein, whose amino-acid sequence MLDFLTELDKQVFLVLNSFHNGFFDFLMWWFSNKLIWIPFYIFLLYLLIKKYGWESIVVLLSLALLIVLSDQISGFIKDAVARYRPSHNPDIQEQVHVLNNYLGGNYGFVSSHAANSFALAYFLVKFLKANTVFTFLLFSWAIVVSYSRIYLGVHYPGDIIGGAILGVVLAWFIANIYRQLISRFFVSKLN is encoded by the coding sequence ATGTTAGACTTTTTAACAGAGTTGGACAAGCAGGTCTTTTTGGTTTTAAATAGTTTTCATAATGGTTTTTTTGATTTTTTGATGTGGTGGTTCAGCAATAAGCTGATTTGGATACCTTTTTATATTTTTCTTTTATACCTTTTAATTAAAAAATATGGCTGGGAATCGATAGTTGTTTTATTAAGCCTGGCTTTATTAATTGTTTTAAGCGATCAAATTTCGGGTTTTATTAAAGATGCCGTAGCTCGTTACAGACCCAGTCATAATCCAGATATACAGGAACAAGTACATGTATTAAATAATTACTTAGGTGGAAATTACGGTTTTGTAAGTTCGCATGCTGCCAATAGTTTTGCTTTAGCTTATTTTTTAGTAAAATTTTTAAAAGCAAATACTGTTTTTACTTTCTTGCTTTTTAGTTGGGCGATTGTTGTTTCTTATAGTAGAATTTATCTTGGAGTACATTATCCCGGCGATATTATTGGCGGTGCAATATTAGGTGTTGTTTTGGCTTGGTTTATTGCAAATATTTATCGACAGCTTATTAGTCGTTTTTTTGTTTCTAAGCTTAATTAG
- the obgE gene encoding GTPase ObgE, with protein MVNSNFVDYIKIYCRSGKGGAGSVHFRREKYIEKGGPDGGDGGKGGDVVAVGNKNLWTLLHLRYTRHLRADGGANGGRSRSTGADGADAIIELPLGTVCKDFETGEVICEVIEDGESHILLKGGRGGLGNDHFKTSTNQAPEYAQPGEEYLEQQILFELKVLADVGLVGFPNAGKSTLLSVLSAAKPEIADYPFTTLVPNLGIVSYRDNLSFAMADIPGIIEGAHEGKGLGLRFLRHIERNAVLLFLVPASSDDIRKEYKILLNELQQFNPELLDKDRLLAVSKSDMLDDELEEMISAELQGIPHVFISSVAQKGLDELKDKLWALFTKNK; from the coding sequence ATAGTGAATTCAAACTTCGTCGATTATATAAAAATTTACTGCCGCTCCGGAAAAGGAGGTGCCGGATCGGTGCATTTTAGGCGAGAAAAATATATAGAAAAAGGCGGCCCCGATGGTGGAGATGGCGGAAAAGGTGGCGATGTAGTTGCGGTTGGAAATAAAAACCTGTGGACTTTATTACATCTGCGTTATACTCGTCATTTACGTGCCGATGGTGGAGCAAACGGAGGGCGTTCTCGCAGTACGGGAGCCGATGGAGCCGATGCTATAATAGAATTGCCTCTCGGTACTGTTTGTAAGGATTTTGAAACAGGTGAAGTAATTTGCGAAGTAATAGAAGATGGTGAATCTCATATCCTCCTAAAAGGAGGTCGTGGAGGTTTGGGAAACGATCATTTTAAAACATCAACAAATCAAGCTCCGGAATATGCTCAACCAGGAGAAGAGTATTTAGAACAACAAATATTATTTGAATTAAAAGTTTTAGCTGATGTAGGTTTAGTAGGTTTCCCAAACGCAGGTAAATCAACATTATTATCGGTGCTCTCTGCTGCTAAACCGGAAATAGCAGATTATCCCTTTACTACTTTAGTCCCAAATTTAGGAATTGTAAGCTATCGCGATAATTTATCGTTTGCAATGGCAGATATACCCGGAATTATTGAAGGCGCACATGAAGGCAAAGGGCTGGGATTAAGATTTTTACGACATATTGAGCGGAATGCTGTTTTATTGTTTTTAGTTCCCGCATCTAGCGATGATATACGGAAAGAATATAAAATTCTATTAAATGAATTACAACAATTTAATCCGGAATTACTCGATAAAGACCGCTTACTTGCAGTATCAAAATCGGATATGTTAGACGATGAATTGGAAGAGATGATTAGCGCCGAACTTCAAGGGATACCACATGTTTTTATTTCTTCTGTTGCCCAAAAAGGACTCGATGAACTAAAAGATAAACTTTGGGCATTATTTACTAAAAACAAATAA
- a CDS encoding adenylate kinase encodes MLNIALFGPPGAGKGTQSKMLLEKYDLTYISTGDMLREEIAEGTKLGMKAKSVIERGELVSDEIIVQLIEKRIVENVNPNGILFDGFPRTTVQAYILDGLLLRINAPLTCMISLEVPREELVSRMMERSKVSGRADDTEEVIQFRLKEYDNKTKPVAEFYKAKGKYTPIKGTGEIKDIFNTITDSIQQTLRKTWINVVLYGPPGSGKGTQALKLAEKYNLVYISTGKMLRKEVLDNTEIGRKAAPYMKKGEIVPDEIAITLIERRIQEHPEAKGFVFKGFPKTMVQAYILDGLLLKLNQSVSIAIGLETSTLECFKRLSARGKTKNRRPYDASMEMIINRIDEFIDHTVAVGNYYENQGTFVSIDGHGSQDEIFERLVETMDKALLRSR; translated from the coding sequence ATGTTAAATATTGCACTGTTTGGCCCTCCGGGAGCAGGTAAAGGAACGCAGTCGAAAATGCTGCTTGAAAAGTATGATCTAACCTATATTTCGACAGGAGATATGCTTAGAGAAGAAATAGCTGAAGGTACTAAATTAGGAATGAAAGCTAAATCTGTAATAGAAAGAGGGGAGTTAGTATCCGATGAAATAATTGTTCAGCTCATAGAAAAACGTATAGTCGAAAATGTAAATCCAAACGGAATTCTTTTTGATGGATTTCCAAGAACAACAGTACAAGCATATATTTTAGACGGTTTATTACTAAGGATAAACGCTCCTTTAACGTGTATGATTAGTTTAGAAGTGCCACGCGAAGAACTTGTTAGCAGAATGATGGAACGGTCTAAGGTTTCCGGTCGTGCTGATGATACTGAAGAAGTAATACAATTTAGGCTAAAAGAATACGATAATAAAACAAAACCGGTTGCAGAATTCTATAAAGCAAAAGGAAAATATACTCCAATAAAGGGAACGGGAGAAATTAAAGATATTTTTAATACCATTACCGATTCTATACAGCAAACCCTAAGAAAAACTTGGATTAATGTTGTGCTTTACGGTCCTCCGGGATCGGGGAAAGGTACTCAGGCTTTAAAATTGGCAGAAAAATATAATTTGGTTTATATTTCTACCGGAAAAATGCTTCGTAAAGAAGTGTTGGATAATACCGAAATTGGTAGGAAAGCTGCACCATATATGAAAAAAGGTGAGATTGTTCCTGACGAAATTGCTATTACATTAATAGAGAGGCGAATACAGGAACATCCTGAGGCAAAGGGCTTCGTTTTTAAAGGCTTCCCTAAAACAATGGTACAGGCTTATATACTTGATGGATTATTATTAAAGTTAAATCAAAGTGTTTCTATTGCTATCGGATTGGAGACTTCTACTTTAGAATGTTTTAAACGCCTTAGTGCTAGAGGTAAAACGAAAAACAGACGCCCATATGATGCAAGTATGGAGATGATTATTAATCGTATAGATGAATTTATTGACCACACTGTAGCTGTGGGTAATTATTACGAAAATCAAGGAACATTTGTTAGTATTGATGGTCATGGTAGTCAAGATGAAATTTTTGAACGCTTAGTAGAAACTATGGACAAAGCCTTGTTAAGAAGTCGTTAG
- the hpt gene encoding hypoxanthine phosphoribosyltransferase has product MKEVQLLDKRFAVSIGADKIDKAVTQVADKINADYKGKNPLFLVVLNGAFMFASDLFKKLTIDCEVSFVKLSSYSGTSSTHVVRELIGLDEALTDRDVIVVEDIIDTGITMENTIQKLKHLQAADVKIATLLYKPLSFQKNYAVDYIGIEIPNDFIVGYGLDYDGLGRNLPDIYKIIE; this is encoded by the coding sequence ATGAAAGAAGTACAATTACTCGACAAACGATTTGCTGTTTCTATCGGAGCAGATAAAATTGATAAGGCTGTTACACAAGTTGCAGACAAGATTAATGCCGATTATAAAGGTAAAAACCCACTATTTTTAGTTGTATTAAATGGAGCATTTATGTTTGCTTCTGACTTATTTAAAAAGTTGACTATCGATTGTGAAGTTAGTTTTGTAAAGTTGTCCTCATACTCAGGAACGTCTTCTACTCATGTTGTTCGTGAACTGATAGGTTTGGATGAAGCTTTGACCGATCGTGATGTAATTGTGGTTGAAGATATTATCGATACCGGAATTACTATGGAAAATACAATTCAAAAGCTTAAACATTTGCAGGCTGCTGATGTGAAAATAGCAACCCTTCTTTACAAACCTCTATCATTTCAAAAAAATTATGCTGTTGATTATATTGGAATAGAAATTCCCAACGATTTTATTGTTGGTTATGGCCTCGATTATGATGGATTAGGTCGTAACTTACCCGATATTTATAAAATTATTGAATAG
- a CDS encoding DUF1987 domain-containing protein, giving the protein MKELILNGTKQTPYVNFNAETGKLELSGRSIPENSFEFYNPLLEWITEYGTNALAITNMKVYLEYFNTSSSKYILEVLKRLKEINELDDKEVKVEWCYDEDDEEMMETGEDYEDVTGLHFTYTEIEE; this is encoded by the coding sequence ATGAAGGAGTTAATTTTAAATGGTACTAAGCAAACGCCCTATGTTAATTTTAATGCTGAAACGGGGAAACTGGAATTAAGTGGTCGTTCTATTCCTGAAAATTCTTTTGAATTTTATAACCCACTGCTTGAGTGGATTACTGAATATGGTACTAACGCTTTGGCTATAACTAATATGAAGGTTTACCTTGAATATTTTAACACTAGTTCATCAAAGTATATTTTAGAAGTGTTAAAAAGATTAAAGGAAATAAATGAACTTGACGATAAAGAGGTAAAAGTAGAATGGTGCTACGATGAAGACGATGAAGAGATGATGGAAACAGGCGAAGATTACGAAGACGTAACCGGACTGCACTTTACATATACCGAAATTGAAGAATAA
- a CDS encoding SiaB family protein kinase yields the protein MLAPTKQEIITFDGLIDTLNVVEILNDIELKAEEMGVSNSLRKKIFNIAVEELQNLLHHTRDFSVKGEPDDKVRVVQFSFSEEDDFFLLKTSNFLLKKHLKIVEEKINFVNKLSKGELKELYRKVLTNNQISDKGGAGLGFIDMRRKSGLDLIYDVEYFDNDLARFTFLVKINKKKDKG from the coding sequence ATGTTAGCACCCACAAAACAGGAAATTATCACTTTTGACGGATTAATAGATACGCTTAACGTAGTTGAGATACTAAATGATATTGAACTTAAAGCGGAAGAAATGGGCGTAAGTAACTCATTGCGAAAGAAAATCTTTAATATCGCAGTTGAAGAATTACAAAACCTTCTCCATCACACACGCGATTTTAGCGTTAAAGGAGAGCCTGATGATAAAGTCCGCGTAGTACAATTTTCCTTCTCCGAAGAAGATGATTTTTTCTTATTAAAAACAAGTAATTTTTTATTGAAAAAACATCTTAAAATTGTAGAGGAAAAGATTAATTTTGTCAACAAACTGTCAAAAGGAGAGTTAAAGGAATTATATCGTAAAGTATTAACTAATAATCAAATTTCTGATAAAGGTGGAGCCGGATTGGGTTTTATCGATATGAGGCGTAAATCGGGCTTGGATTTGATTTATGATGTAGAATATTTTGATAATGATTTAGCACGGTTTACTTTTTTAGTTAAGATAAATAAAAAGAAAGATAAAGGATGA